Proteins from one Pseudarthrobacter sp. BIM B-2242 genomic window:
- a CDS encoding excinuclease ABC subunit UvrA, whose product MTAATTTDEQLNAVHVADSHGLISVQGARENNLKDISIEIPKRRLTVFTGVSGSGKSSLVFATIAAESQRMINETYSAFVQGFMPNLSRPDVDRLEGLTTAIIVDQERMGANPRSTVGTATDANAMLRILFSRLGNPQVGPPTAFSFNVPTRKASGVMSTEKAGGRVEKSVVQNAVYLGGMCPRCEGMGSVSDFDLTALFDESKSLAEGALTVPGYSMDGWYGRIFSGAGFIMDKPIAKYTKKEMHDLLYKEPTKIKVEGINLTYEGLIPKIQKSMLSKDVDAMQPHIRAFVERAITFQPCPECEGTRLSAEARSSKIQGKNIADLCTMQITDLAAWVRDLKEPSVAPLLKGLQHLLDSFAEIGLGYLSLDRPAGTLSGGEAQRTKMIRHLGSSLTDVTYVFDEPTIGLHPHDIERMNQLLLQLRDKGNTVLVVEHKPETIAIADHVVDLGPGAGTKGGSVCFEGSVEGLRASDTITGRHLDDRAAVKPETRKPAGVLEVRGASMHNLRNVDVDVPLGVLCVVTGVAGSGKSSLIHGSVAGREGVVVIDQGAIKGSRRSNPATYTGLLEPIRKAFAKVNGVKPALFSSNSEGACPTCNGAGVIFTELGVMATVESTCEDCEGRRFQASVLEYTLGGRNIAEVLAMSMTEAEAFFSDGEARTPAAHKILDRLVDVGLGYLTLGQPLTTLSGGERQRVKLATQMAEKGDVYVLDEPTTGLHLADVENLLGLLDRLVDSGKSVIVIEHHQAVMAHADWIIDLGPGAGHDGGKVVFEGTPAGLVAAKSTLTGKHLAAYVGS is encoded by the coding sequence CGGCGTCTCACGGTGTTCACCGGAGTCTCCGGCTCAGGCAAGAGTTCGCTTGTGTTTGCCACCATCGCCGCAGAGTCGCAGCGGATGATCAACGAGACCTACAGCGCCTTTGTGCAGGGGTTCATGCCGAACCTGTCCAGGCCCGATGTAGACCGCCTTGAGGGACTGACCACGGCGATCATCGTCGACCAGGAACGTATGGGCGCCAATCCCCGTTCCACCGTGGGCACTGCCACCGACGCCAACGCCATGCTGCGGATCCTCTTTAGCCGGCTGGGCAACCCGCAGGTGGGGCCGCCCACGGCATTCTCCTTCAACGTCCCCACCCGCAAGGCCAGCGGTGTCATGAGCACCGAGAAAGCCGGCGGCCGGGTGGAGAAGAGCGTGGTGCAGAACGCCGTCTACCTGGGCGGAATGTGCCCGCGCTGCGAGGGCATGGGTTCAGTTTCCGACTTCGACCTGACGGCGCTGTTTGACGAGAGCAAATCGCTGGCCGAGGGTGCCCTGACCGTCCCCGGCTACAGCATGGACGGCTGGTACGGCCGGATCTTCAGCGGCGCCGGCTTCATCATGGACAAGCCCATCGCCAAGTACACCAAAAAAGAAATGCACGACCTCCTGTACAAGGAGCCCACCAAAATCAAGGTGGAGGGCATCAACCTCACCTATGAGGGGTTGATCCCGAAGATCCAGAAATCGATGCTTTCCAAAGACGTCGACGCCATGCAGCCCCACATCCGGGCCTTCGTGGAGCGCGCCATCACTTTTCAGCCCTGCCCGGAATGCGAGGGTACGCGGCTCAGCGCGGAGGCAAGGTCGTCAAAGATCCAGGGCAAGAACATCGCCGACCTGTGCACTATGCAGATCACCGACCTCGCCGCCTGGGTCCGGGACCTTAAGGAGCCGTCGGTGGCGCCGCTCCTCAAAGGCCTGCAGCACCTGCTCGATTCGTTCGCCGAGATCGGCCTGGGCTACCTCTCGCTGGACCGGCCCGCCGGCACACTCTCCGGTGGTGAGGCACAGCGCACCAAGATGATCCGCCACCTCGGTTCGTCCCTCACCGACGTCACTTACGTCTTCGACGAGCCCACCATCGGCCTCCACCCGCATGACATCGAGCGGATGAACCAGCTCCTGCTGCAGCTCCGCGATAAGGGCAACACCGTGCTGGTGGTTGAGCACAAGCCCGAAACCATCGCCATCGCCGATCATGTCGTTGACCTCGGACCGGGCGCCGGCACCAAGGGCGGCAGTGTCTGCTTCGAGGGAAGCGTGGAGGGCCTGCGCGCCAGCGACACCATCACCGGACGCCATCTCGATGACCGGGCAGCCGTCAAGCCGGAAACACGTAAACCGGCCGGGGTGCTCGAGGTCCGCGGCGCCTCCATGCACAACCTCCGGAACGTCGACGTCGATGTTCCGCTCGGCGTCCTCTGCGTGGTCACGGGCGTCGCGGGTTCGGGCAAGAGCTCCCTGATCCACGGCTCGGTTGCGGGCCGCGAGGGCGTGGTGGTGATCGACCAGGGCGCCATCAAAGGCTCCCGCCGCAGCAACCCCGCCACCTACACCGGCCTGCTTGAGCCGATCAGGAAGGCGTTCGCGAAGGTCAACGGCGTGAAACCGGCCCTGTTCAGTTCCAACTCCGAAGGCGCCTGCCCCACCTGCAACGGCGCCGGCGTTATCTTCACCGAGCTGGGTGTCATGGCCACTGTCGAGTCAACCTGCGAGGACTGCGAGGGCCGCCGCTTCCAGGCCTCGGTCCTGGAATACACGCTGGGCGGGCGAAACATCGCCGAGGTTCTGGCCATGTCCATGACTGAGGCGGAAGCGTTCTTCAGCGACGGGGAGGCCCGCACGCCCGCGGCCCACAAGATCCTGGACCGGCTCGTGGACGTCGGCCTCGGCTACCTCACCCTCGGCCAGCCGCTCACCACACTGTCCGGCGGTGAGCGGCAGCGCGTGAAGCTGGCCACCCAGATGGCGGAGAAGGGCGATGTCTACGTCCTCGATGAGCCCACCACGGGCCTGCACCTCGCTGACGTCGAGAACCTGCTGGGCCTCCTGGACCGCCTGGTGGACTCCGGCAAATCGGTGATCGTTATTGAGCACCACCAAGCCGTTATGGCGCACGCGGACTGGATCATCGACCTCGGACCCGGCGCAGGGCACGACGGCGGCAAGGTGGTTTTCGAGGGCACTCCCGCCGGGCTTGTGGCGGCCAAGTCCACGCTGACCGGCAAGCATCTCGCCGCGTACGTGGGCAGCTAG
- a CDS encoding copper resistance CopC family protein: MRSIRRQLLSAVLGFFVVAAALLGFSAPAMAHDAAESSSPAQGATLEAPPEKVSVTFNKNPLGLGAEFSVKDASGVEWADGPVEIVDNVASQKLRTGGPAGAYTVAWRVVSSDSHPIEGTFGFTAAAAAVGASPSGISPTGTTAGPTPTADVPGMGTAQPGTTAAPEPAADASEPFPWSLVIFAAVALGLLVTIGILAKRRLTAGGDDEDTEAP; encoded by the coding sequence ATGCGATCCATCCGCCGCCAGCTGCTGAGTGCCGTGCTGGGGTTTTTCGTTGTTGCCGCCGCCCTGCTGGGGTTCTCTGCTCCGGCCATGGCGCACGATGCCGCCGAATCCAGCAGCCCCGCGCAAGGTGCCACCCTGGAAGCGCCGCCGGAGAAGGTGTCCGTCACCTTCAACAAGAACCCGCTGGGCCTCGGCGCCGAGTTTTCTGTCAAGGATGCCAGCGGCGTTGAGTGGGCCGACGGCCCGGTTGAGATTGTGGACAACGTGGCTTCGCAGAAGCTCAGGACCGGGGGACCGGCAGGGGCCTACACGGTTGCCTGGCGCGTGGTCAGCTCAGATTCCCATCCGATCGAGGGGACGTTCGGCTTTACGGCGGCCGCCGCGGCGGTGGGGGCATCGCCGTCGGGCATTTCACCAACCGGAACCACCGCGGGCCCGACGCCGACAGCTGACGTTCCGGGGATGGGAACCGCCCAGCCGGGAACCACAGCGGCGCCGGAACCTGCCGCCGACGCATCCGAACCGTTTCCGTGGAGCCTGGTGATCTTTGCCGCGGTGGCCCTTGGCCTGCTCGTCACCATCGGGATCCTCGCGAAGCGCCGCCTCACAGCCGGCGGGGATGACGAGGACACCGAGGCGCCCTAG
- a CDS encoding FAD-dependent oxidoreductase produces MPVTGGTERTTTVIIGTGLSGLAVGAELRRRGVDAIVVDGLDILGAGQPANTTSLQRCDAADSDSLRERNEILRHLRNYAASHHMDVRNTTRAVQLTMVGGVPGAPAAASPGESPALQWEVHTPNGILLADHIVLTRCAHSQLRRMISDFGISVGRNLVAAMRRIGIYLVGVGDLITPSPKEVLRQAKTVGQAISSKVYPDSGPAILAGSSAG; encoded by the coding sequence ATGCCTGTAACCGGCGGGACAGAGCGGACCACCACGGTGATCATCGGCACCGGGCTCTCCGGCCTTGCGGTCGGGGCGGAACTGCGCCGGCGCGGCGTGGACGCCATTGTGGTGGACGGGCTGGACATCCTGGGAGCCGGGCAACCGGCCAACACCACGTCACTGCAGCGCTGCGATGCAGCAGACTCCGATTCGCTCCGGGAACGCAACGAGATCCTGCGGCACCTGCGCAACTATGCCGCCAGCCACCACATGGATGTCCGCAACACCACCCGGGCCGTTCAGCTGACCATGGTGGGCGGCGTCCCCGGCGCACCGGCCGCCGCCTCGCCCGGGGAGTCCCCGGCCCTCCAATGGGAAGTCCATACCCCCAACGGAATTCTGCTGGCAGACCACATTGTGCTGACCCGCTGTGCGCATAGCCAGCTCCGGCGCATGATCAGCGACTTCGGCATCAGCGTTGGCCGCAACCTCGTCGCAGCCATGCGGAGGATCGGCATCTACCTGGTGGGCGTGGGCGACCTTATTACCCCCTCCCCCAAGGAAGTCCTGCGGCAGGCAAAAACCGTCGGCCAGGCCATCTCATCCAAGGTCTACCCTGACTCCGGTCCGGCCATCCTTGCCGGGAGTTCCGCCGGCTAG
- a CDS encoding universal stress protein — MGAQEMQPDPERENAANSAAPRGIVVGVDGSDHGQCALVWAAREAERRRRPLHIVTAYSVPIFAASGLDGGYATVDDSVIREGAEAIIRQAVDKVSGYNIDVDASVENGDASGVLLEMSETAELLVFGTRGRGGFVGRLLGSVSSALPAHAKCPTVTVPLVCSDRLGETTDDKRIRAEQAKEDHKRVDNVVVVGVDGSEQARVAVLEAADQAERLGATLRVVCAVPQFSGSLAWVPAPMDRRALFEDIETQLEAGKAWLKSHYPNLRVESEVKDGSAVDVLVDASRHAELVVVGTRGRGGFTGMLLGSTSAGVLHHTKGPVLVVPDRDDPRLADRAKFGPILGAA, encoded by the coding sequence ATGGGCGCACAAGAGATGCAACCGGACCCTGAACGGGAGAACGCAGCCAATTCTGCCGCTCCCCGGGGAATCGTTGTGGGCGTTGACGGATCGGACCACGGCCAGTGCGCACTGGTGTGGGCAGCCCGGGAAGCCGAGCGCCGTCGTCGGCCCCTGCATATTGTCACAGCGTATTCGGTGCCCATTTTCGCGGCGTCCGGGTTGGACGGCGGGTACGCCACGGTGGATGATTCCGTGATTCGCGAGGGCGCCGAAGCCATCATCCGGCAGGCCGTGGACAAGGTTTCCGGCTACAACATCGACGTCGATGCCTCCGTGGAGAACGGCGACGCCTCCGGTGTGCTGCTGGAGATGTCGGAAACGGCGGAGCTGCTGGTGTTCGGCACGCGCGGCCGCGGCGGATTTGTGGGCCGCCTGCTGGGCTCGGTGAGCAGCGCACTTCCGGCCCACGCCAAGTGCCCCACCGTTACGGTGCCCCTGGTCTGTTCCGACCGGCTCGGCGAAACCACCGACGACAAGCGCATCCGGGCCGAACAGGCGAAGGAAGACCACAAACGCGTTGACAACGTGGTGGTCGTGGGCGTGGACGGATCGGAGCAGGCGCGCGTTGCCGTGCTGGAGGCCGCAGATCAGGCTGAACGCCTCGGCGCGACCCTGCGCGTGGTCTGTGCGGTGCCCCAGTTCAGCGGGTCCCTGGCCTGGGTTCCGGCCCCGATGGACCGGCGGGCCTTGTTTGAGGACATTGAAACCCAGCTCGAAGCCGGGAAGGCCTGGCTGAAGAGCCATTACCCGAACCTTCGCGTGGAGTCGGAAGTGAAGGACGGCTCGGCCGTGGACGTCCTGGTGGATGCCAGCAGGCACGCGGAACTCGTCGTGGTGGGCACCCGCGGCCGTGGCGGCTTTACCGGCATGCTGCTCGGTTCAACGTCCGCCGGGGTCCTGCACCACACCAAGGGCCCGGTTCTGGTGGTTCCGGACCGCGACGACCCGCGGCTGGCGGACCGGGCGAAGTTCGGGCCCATTCTCGGCGCGGCCTGA
- a CDS encoding PEP/pyruvate-binding domain-containing protein — MVSVVGGKAANLGELLAAGMPVPAGFCLTTGAYRHATAGGTGDGADPLATVHQALKDTADADLPALAALAGQARDVIRSAPVPPEIAEAIKSAYAALGQDVPVAVRSSATAEDLPSASFAGQQDTYLNVVGTAVVVEAVRNCWASLWTDRAVSYRATRGIDPAAVALAVVVQQMVDATAAGVLFTANPLTNRRQQAVIDASPGLGEAVVSGAVNPDHFVVDPLTGKVLERRLGDKRIAVRPLSGGGTRAVAVSNGGATACLTDRQAAELAALGHRVEQHFGAPQDIEWAIDGGGRLWLTQSRPITTLFPVPRRTALRTGDAAGRAQADSARVYLCFSLAQGLTRPITPMGLAVFRLIASSVARAAQFDVPQPHNGPPPYAEAGQRMYFDLTAVARSTTGRRIVPRVFDVMEARSATVLRKVFEDPRFSVTRRTPLGLLRHVVPAAAHARVPETLLRALLRPDTALRHANRKAREFGDSLQLPSGATPLQRLDHAEHVIGTRLFSVVPSILPLPALGFASLAFAGKLLGGGRWDDLQVVLRGLPNNVTTEMDLELWRLAQVIKNDGASRSAVAGRTPAVLAEDFKAGELPFVLQSGLARFMDQYGHRAVAEIDVGMPRWSDDPTHIIGVLANYLRLDADAMAPDVQFSNAVEEAEAQVQALVAEARSRGRLRGAAVRAALRRTRLFAGLRELPKSQLVVGLAEVRKQLALVGGALAAAGTVAEADDIFYLNFDEARAGLLKVAAGGPGGKPGPGPVDLHSVVAERREAYALELERRHVPRLLLSDGTEPEALLRAGTPGQPAVAGTLTGSPASAGTVTAAARVILDPVGAHLEPGEILVAPSTDPGWTPLFLTAGGLVMEMGGPNSHGAVVAREYGIPAVVGVPDATLRLSTGQQITVDGGAGTVVPS; from the coding sequence ATGGTGTCCGTCGTTGGCGGGAAGGCGGCCAACCTGGGGGAGCTTCTGGCCGCGGGAATGCCGGTGCCGGCAGGCTTTTGCCTCACCACCGGGGCGTACCGCCACGCCACGGCGGGCGGTACCGGCGATGGTGCTGACCCGCTGGCCACCGTCCACCAGGCACTCAAAGACACCGCCGACGCCGACCTCCCCGCCCTGGCCGCGCTTGCCGGCCAGGCCCGGGACGTGATCCGGAGCGCGCCCGTCCCGCCGGAGATAGCGGAAGCCATCAAGTCTGCCTACGCCGCGCTTGGCCAGGACGTCCCCGTGGCAGTGAGGTCCTCGGCCACGGCCGAAGACCTCCCGTCGGCGAGCTTCGCCGGCCAGCAGGACACCTACCTCAACGTGGTGGGTACTGCGGTCGTGGTGGAGGCGGTGCGCAACTGCTGGGCGTCGCTGTGGACTGACCGGGCTGTCAGTTACCGTGCCACCCGGGGGATCGATCCGGCCGCAGTGGCACTGGCAGTAGTGGTCCAGCAGATGGTGGATGCCACTGCGGCCGGTGTGCTGTTTACAGCGAACCCGCTGACAAACCGCCGGCAGCAGGCTGTCATTGATGCCAGCCCGGGGCTCGGCGAAGCGGTGGTGTCGGGGGCGGTGAACCCGGACCACTTTGTGGTTGATCCGCTCACCGGAAAGGTCCTTGAACGGCGCCTCGGCGACAAGCGCATCGCGGTCCGGCCGCTCTCGGGCGGGGGAACCCGGGCCGTGGCCGTCAGCAACGGCGGCGCCACGGCCTGCCTGACGGACCGGCAGGCGGCAGAGCTGGCGGCCCTGGGTCACCGGGTGGAGCAACACTTCGGAGCACCGCAGGACATCGAATGGGCCATCGACGGCGGCGGGCGGCTGTGGCTGACACAGTCGCGGCCCATCACCACCCTTTTCCCCGTACCCCGGCGGACTGCCCTCCGGACCGGCGACGCAGCCGGGCGTGCGCAGGCGGACAGCGCCCGCGTCTATCTTTGCTTCAGCCTGGCGCAGGGCCTCACCCGGCCCATCACGCCGATGGGTCTGGCAGTGTTCCGGCTCATTGCCTCGTCCGTTGCCCGGGCGGCGCAGTTCGATGTCCCCCAGCCACACAACGGCCCGCCGCCCTATGCCGAGGCGGGCCAGCGGATGTACTTTGACCTGACGGCCGTTGCCCGCAGCACCACCGGGCGCCGGATCGTGCCCAGGGTCTTCGACGTGATGGAGGCGCGCTCAGCCACGGTGCTGCGGAAGGTCTTCGAGGATCCGCGGTTTTCCGTGACCCGGCGGACGCCGTTGGGCCTGCTGCGTCACGTAGTGCCCGCTGCCGCGCATGCCCGCGTGCCCGAGACACTGCTGAGGGCGCTCCTCCGGCCGGACACGGCCCTCCGCCACGCGAACCGCAAGGCGCGCGAATTCGGGGACTCACTCCAGCTTCCTTCCGGTGCCACTCCGCTGCAGCGGCTGGACCATGCCGAACACGTCATCGGGACGCGCCTCTTCTCGGTGGTGCCGTCCATCCTTCCCCTTCCCGCACTCGGTTTCGCCTCGCTGGCGTTTGCCGGGAAACTGCTGGGGGGCGGCCGCTGGGATGACCTGCAGGTTGTGCTCCGGGGGCTCCCGAACAACGTGACCACCGAAATGGACCTGGAACTGTGGCGCCTGGCGCAGGTGATCAAGAACGACGGCGCCTCCCGCAGCGCAGTGGCCGGCCGGACACCCGCCGTGCTCGCCGAGGACTTCAAGGCAGGTGAGCTGCCCTTCGTGCTGCAGTCCGGGCTGGCGCGGTTCATGGATCAGTACGGGCACCGCGCGGTGGCCGAGATCGACGTCGGGATGCCACGCTGGTCAGACGATCCCACCCACATCATTGGAGTGCTGGCCAATTATCTGCGCTTGGACGCCGACGCCATGGCACCGGACGTCCAGTTCAGCAACGCCGTCGAGGAAGCCGAAGCCCAGGTGCAGGCCCTGGTGGCGGAGGCGCGGTCCCGGGGCCGGCTTCGGGGCGCGGCGGTCCGGGCAGCCCTGCGGCGGACGCGGCTGTTTGCCGGGCTGCGCGAACTGCCCAAGTCCCAGTTGGTGGTGGGACTGGCCGAAGTGCGGAAACAACTGGCGCTGGTGGGCGGGGCGCTCGCCGCGGCCGGCACCGTTGCCGAGGCTGACGACATCTTCTACCTGAATTTCGACGAAGCCAGGGCCGGTCTCCTCAAAGTGGCGGCAGGCGGGCCGGGCGGGAAACCCGGGCCAGGCCCTGTTGACCTGCATAGCGTCGTGGCTGAGCGGCGCGAGGCGTATGCCCTGGAACTGGAACGGCGCCATGTGCCCCGGCTGCTCCTCTCCGACGGCACCGAACCTGAGGCGCTGCTGCGGGCCGGTACCCCCGGGCAACCGGCGGTGGCCGGGACACTGACGGGCAGCCCGGCCTCGGCCGGGACGGTCACCGCGGCCGCCCGCGTCATCCTGGACCCGGTGGGAGCACATCTTGAACCCGGGGAAATCCTGGTGGCACCGTCCACGGATCCCGGCTGGACCCCGCTGTTCCTCACGGCCGGAGGGCTGGTCATGGAGATGGGCGGGCCCAATTCCCACGGCGCCGTGGTGGCCCGGGAGTACGGCATCCCGGCTGTGGTGGGCGTCCCCGACGCCACGCTGAGGCTCTCCACCGGCCAGCAGATAACGGTCGACGGCGGCGCGGGCACCGTTGTGCCTTCGTAA
- a CDS encoding ABC transporter ATP-binding protein, whose amino-acid sequence MTAAGSVAAGLSIETQGLTKRFGHQLAVDNVDLAVPHGAVFGFLGPNGSGKTTTIRMLLGLAAASAGTVSVLGLPMPQRLHEVLPRVGALVEGPAFYPFLSGTANLHRLDAASRHGTPGTRKARVAAALERVGLSHAGGKRVHAYSLGMKQRLGIANALLSPRDLLVLDEPTNGLDPQGTREVRSLVRSLAADGATVFVSSHLLAEVEQICTHAAIMSAGRLVAQGPLAELRQAGGTRIRLLTPDAGTACDVLLRLGMAPERGNGRAGSDEAGMPGVDGDVVTAGAAAAARPDLPAPEDVVAELVAAGVRVRGFSVERESLEERFVALTGEGFDVAQ is encoded by the coding sequence GTGACAGCGGCCGGCAGCGTGGCTGCCGGGCTGAGCATCGAGACCCAGGGCTTGACCAAGCGGTTCGGCCACCAACTGGCGGTGGACAACGTGGACCTGGCCGTACCGCATGGCGCCGTGTTCGGCTTCCTGGGGCCCAACGGATCCGGCAAGACCACCACCATCCGGATGCTGCTGGGCCTCGCTGCTGCGTCGGCCGGAACGGTCAGCGTCCTGGGCCTGCCGATGCCGCAGCGGCTGCATGAGGTGCTGCCGCGCGTGGGGGCGCTGGTGGAGGGGCCGGCGTTTTATCCGTTCCTCTCCGGTACCGCGAACCTGCACCGGCTCGACGCCGCCAGCCGGCACGGAACGCCGGGCACGCGCAAGGCCCGGGTGGCTGCGGCGCTTGAGCGGGTCGGGCTGTCGCATGCCGGCGGCAAGCGCGTGCACGCCTACTCGCTGGGCATGAAGCAGCGGCTGGGCATCGCCAACGCGCTGCTCTCGCCGCGGGATCTGCTGGTCCTGGATGAGCCCACCAATGGTCTTGACCCGCAGGGCACGCGCGAGGTGCGGAGCCTGGTCCGCTCGCTGGCCGCCGACGGTGCCACCGTCTTCGTCTCCAGCCACCTGCTGGCGGAGGTGGAACAGATCTGCACACACGCAGCGATCATGAGCGCGGGCAGGCTGGTGGCGCAGGGGCCGCTGGCGGAGCTCCGGCAGGCCGGCGGCACACGGATCCGCCTCTTAACGCCCGACGCCGGCACAGCCTGTGATGTCCTGCTGCGGTTGGGCATGGCCCCGGAAAGAGGCAACGGCCGGGCCGGAAGCGATGAGGCCGGTATGCCTGGCGTTGACGGCGATGTGGTCACCGCGGGTGCGGCTGCTGCGGCCCGGCCGGATTTGCCGGCACCGGAAGACGTCGTCGCTGAACTCGTGGCCGCAGGCGTGCGGGTCCGCGGATTCTCGGTGGAACGGGAAAGCCTCGAGGAGCGGTTTGTTGCCCTGACGGGGGAGGGGTTTGACGTTGCCCAGTGA
- a CDS encoding ABC transporter permease, translating into MPSDSADALSIPTARSAPAGGSSLSLLASELKTLFRRRRTVAMLVALAAIPVLIAVAVRLSSTVPPGRGPAFLDRITQNGLFVAVTAMLVSVPLFLPLTIGVVAGDTIAGEASLGTLRYLLVAPAGRVRLLLVKYAGALAFCLAAPVTVALAGAAIGASLFPIGPVTLLSGDVVQPPEAALRLLLIAAYLAVSLAGLSAIGLFLSTLTVVPVGAMAATVVVSVASQIAGELPQLEWLHPWLFTHYWFGFADVLRQPVLWDSFASNALLQAAYIAVFGALAYGRFVTKDVLS; encoded by the coding sequence TTGCCCAGTGATTCTGCTGACGCTCTCAGCATTCCGACTGCCCGCAGCGCCCCTGCGGGAGGGTCCAGCCTGTCCCTCCTGGCATCAGAACTGAAGACTCTTTTCCGGCGCCGCCGGACCGTGGCCATGCTGGTAGCCCTGGCCGCAATCCCGGTGCTGATCGCCGTCGCGGTCCGGCTCTCCTCAACCGTTCCGCCCGGACGCGGACCGGCATTCCTGGACCGGATCACCCAGAACGGGCTGTTTGTGGCCGTCACGGCGATGCTGGTGTCCGTGCCCCTGTTCCTGCCCCTCACTATCGGTGTGGTGGCGGGCGATACCATCGCGGGCGAGGCCAGCCTGGGCACCCTGCGGTATTTGCTGGTGGCACCAGCCGGGCGTGTCAGGCTGCTGCTGGTCAAGTACGCCGGTGCGCTGGCCTTCTGCCTGGCCGCCCCAGTCACGGTGGCCCTGGCCGGAGCCGCGATCGGAGCGTCATTGTTCCCGATCGGCCCGGTGACGCTCCTCTCCGGCGATGTGGTGCAACCACCCGAGGCAGCCCTGAGGCTGCTCCTCATCGCGGCGTACCTGGCGGTTTCCCTTGCCGGGTTGTCGGCGATCGGTTTGTTCCTGTCCACGCTGACGGTGGTGCCCGTCGGTGCCATGGCGGCCACGGTGGTGGTTTCCGTGGCATCGCAGATCGCAGGCGAACTGCCCCAGCTGGAGTGGCTGCATCCCTGGCTTTTTACCCACTACTGGTTCGGGTTCGCCGATGTCCTGCGCCAGCCGGTGCTGTGGGACTCCTTCGCCAGCAACGCCCTGCTGCAGGCCGCCTACATAGCTGTGTTCGGGGCGCTGGCGTACGGCCGGTTCGTCACCAAGGACGTCCTGTCCTGA
- a CDS encoding TerC family protein, which produces MNVPLWAWLAVLGIIVLMLAVDLFAHRRAHVIGVREAAVWSAVWVAFGTGFGALVWQLYGAEFGQQYFAGYLIEKSLAVDNVFVWAIIFTYFAVPREYQHRVLFFGVLGALIFRGGFIAAGSAIIASAGWVLYLFAAFLLITGYRMIRHRNEHLDPEKSKTLAFFRNTVPMTNDFHGQRFLIRKKGVVLATPLLAVLVVVEVTDIIFAVDSIPAIFAVTDEVFLVFTANAFAILGLRAMYFLLADLIHRFIYLKIGLALVLIWVGVKMLLKIDIYYIPTPLSLAVIATILGVSIAMSLWATRGQGRRKLPTPAKPPFGIAAAQDLEALEPLLRNRRYAAPTRKEQLSAGRQEGSDTSLRPTSEGHE; this is translated from the coding sequence ATGAATGTTCCCCTTTGGGCCTGGTTGGCTGTCCTCGGCATCATTGTCCTGATGCTTGCCGTGGACTTGTTCGCGCACCGCAGGGCACACGTCATCGGCGTCCGGGAAGCGGCGGTGTGGTCCGCGGTCTGGGTAGCCTTCGGGACTGGTTTTGGTGCCCTGGTGTGGCAGCTCTACGGGGCGGAGTTTGGTCAACAGTATTTCGCCGGGTACCTGATCGAGAAGTCCCTCGCGGTGGACAACGTGTTCGTCTGGGCCATCATTTTCACGTACTTCGCGGTTCCCAGGGAGTACCAGCACCGGGTGCTGTTCTTCGGTGTGCTGGGGGCGCTCATCTTTCGCGGCGGGTTCATCGCGGCAGGGTCAGCGATCATCGCCAGCGCTGGATGGGTGCTCTACCTGTTCGCGGCATTCCTGCTGATCACCGGCTACCGCATGATCCGGCACCGTAACGAGCATCTGGACCCGGAGAAGTCCAAGACCTTGGCCTTCTTCCGGAACACGGTGCCCATGACCAACGACTTCCATGGCCAGAGGTTCCTTATCCGCAAGAAGGGGGTCGTGCTTGCCACCCCGTTGCTGGCGGTCCTGGTGGTGGTTGAGGTCACGGACATCATTTTCGCCGTGGACTCCATCCCGGCGATCTTCGCCGTCACTGATGAAGTCTTCCTGGTCTTTACGGCCAACGCCTTCGCCATCCTCGGGCTCCGCGCCATGTACTTCCTGCTCGCAGACCTGATCCACCGGTTCATCTACCTCAAGATCGGGCTCGCACTCGTCCTTATCTGGGTCGGCGTCAAAATGCTCCTTAAGATCGATATCTACTACATCCCCACACCCCTTTCGCTCGCCGTCATTGCCACCATCCTGGGTGTATCGATCGCGATGAGCCTGTGGGCCACCCGCGGGCAGGGGCGACGGAAACTCCCCACTCCAGCAAAGCCGCCCTTCGGAATCGCCGCGGCCCAGGACCTGGAGGCGCTGGAACCGCTGTTGCGGAACCGTCGTTACGCAGCACCCACGAGGAAGGAGCAGCTTTCGGCGGGTCGACAGGAGGGCTCGGACACCAGTTTGCGCCCAACCAGCGAAGGACACGAATGA
- a CDS encoding helix-turn-helix transcriptional regulator: MSGDALGSPMNHDETLRASGPGGRQRGWTFLTNHGHVLLAVATDPGIRIAEIADRVGITPRAALQILKDLESAGYLHRTRVGRRTHYAIEPHQHFRHPATSAQEIDGLIRLFTQPAPTDQEKPEEVS; this comes from the coding sequence ATGAGTGGGGATGCGCTCGGTTCCCCCATGAATCACGACGAAACATTGCGTGCGTCCGGGCCCGGAGGCCGGCAGCGCGGCTGGACCTTTCTGACGAACCATGGGCACGTCCTGCTCGCAGTCGCTACCGACCCCGGCATCCGGATCGCGGAGATCGCTGATCGTGTTGGTATCACGCCGCGGGCGGCCCTTCAGATACTCAAAGACCTTGAAAGCGCAGGCTATCTGCACCGTACCCGGGTGGGGCGCCGGACCCACTACGCGATTGAACCCCACCAGCACTTCCGCCACCCGGCCACCTCAGCACAAGAAATTGACGGGCTGATCCGCCTGTTTACGCAACCTGCTCCAACAGACCAGGAGAAGCCCGAGGAAGTTTCCTAA